One segment of Apium graveolens cultivar Ventura unplaced genomic scaffold, ASM990537v1 ctg8457, whole genome shotgun sequence DNA contains the following:
- the LOC141705017 gene encoding secreted RxLR effector protein 161-like translates to MVVRSLEPDKDPFQPREDGEEVLGLKIPYLGAIGAYMYLANNTRSDIAFVVNLLARFSSTPMDRHWNEIKHKFLYLRGTPDFGLFFPKNSTSQLIRYACAKYFPDPHFGKSQTGYVFTYCGVAISWKSM, encoded by the coding sequence ATGGTAGTTAGATCTTTAGAACCTGATAAAGATCCATTTCAACCACGAGAAGATGGTGAAGAGGTTCTTGGTCTTAAAATCCCATATCTTGGAGCAATTGGGGCATATATGTATCTTGCAAATAATACAAGGTCAGATATTGCATTTGTTGTGAATTTATTGGCTAGATTTAGCTCTACTCCGATGGACAGACATTGGAATGAGATCAAGCATAAATTTCTTTATCTTCGTGGAACACCTGATTTTGGGTTATTCTTCCCGAAAAACTCAACATCTCAGTTGATCAGATATGCATGCGCTAAATATTTTCCAGATCCTCATTTTGGCAAATCACAAACTGGATACGTATTTACATATTGCGGTGTAGCCATTTCCTGGAAATCCATGTAG